In Dama dama isolate Ldn47 chromosome 20, ASM3311817v1, whole genome shotgun sequence, a single window of DNA contains:
- the MINDY1 gene encoding ubiquitin carboxyl-terminal hydrolase MINDY-1 isoform X3, translated as MEHHQPEHPAPGEARTAEAVSPENHKVLSEPKEHPQDKDAKEADGAAGEQEPVEQASLPAQGQDNFESPPPDASSSQPGPAQETQPEIETVGACSRLQELPQSPRARQPELDFYCVKWIPWKGEQTPVITQSTNGPCPLIAIMNILFLQWKVKLPPQKEVITSDELMAHLGDCLLSIKPQEKSEGLQLNFQQNVDDAMTVLPKLATGLDVNVRFTGVSDFEYTPECSVFDLLGIPLYHGWLVDPQSPEAVSAVGKLSYNQLVEKIITCKHSSDTNLVTEGLIAEQFLETTAAQLTYHGLCELTAAAKEGELSVFFRNNHFSTMTKHKEEQVVWESLHNVDGDSCFCDSDFHLSHSPGKGPGSEGGSGSPEKQRQVDQDYLIALSLQQQQPPPQGTLGLSDLELAQQLQQEEYQQHPAAQAAPARAPSPQGRGAASGRPAAERRQRLKQESDCVLL; from the exons ATGGAACACCATCAACCTGAGCACCCAGCCCCTGGTGAGGCCAGGACTGCAGAAGCAGTCAGCCCTGAAAACCACAAGGTCTTGTCAGAGCCCAAAGAGCACCCTCAGGACAAGGATGCCAAAGAGGCGGACGGGGCAGCTGGAGAACAGGAGCCAGTCGAGCAAGCTTCACTGCCAGCCCAAGGCCAGGATAACTTCGAGTCCCCTCCACCAGATGCTAGCTCAAGCCAACCAGGGCCAGCCCAGGAGACTCAACCTGAGATAGAGACAGTGGGGGCCTGCTCCAGGCTCCAGGAGCTTCCCCAGTCCCCCAGGGCCCGACAGCCTGAGCTAGACTTCTACTGTGTCAAGTGGATCCCCTGGAAAGGAGAACAAACACCTGTCATTACCCAGAGCACCAACGGCCCTTGCCCTCTCATCGCCATCATGAACATCCTTTTTCTTCAGTGGAAG GTAAAGCTGCCACCTCAGAAGGAAGTTATCACGTCAGACGAGCTCATGGCCCATCTTG GAGACTGCCTTCTGTCCATCAAACCTCAGGAAAAGTCAGAGGGACTTCAGCTTAATTTTCAGCAG AATGTGGACGATGCAATGACAGTGCTGCCTAAGCTGGCCACAGGTCTGGATGTCAATGTGCGGTTCACAGGAGTCTCTGATTTTGAGTATACACCTGAGTGCAGTGTCTTTGACCTACTCGGCATACCTCTGTACCATGGCTGGCTTGTTGATCCACAG AGTCCTGAGGCTGTGAGTGCAGTCGGGAAGCTGAGTTACAACCAGCTGGTAGAGAAGATCATCACCTGCAAGCACTCCAGTGACACCAACCTGGTGACAGAAG GCCTGATTGCAGAGCAGTTCCTGGAGACCACCGCCGCACAGCTGACCTACCATGGTCTCTGTGAACTAACAGCAGCTGCCAAGGAGGGCGAACTGAGCGTCTTTTTCCGGAACAACCACTTCAGCACCATGACTAAGCATAAG GAGGAGCAAGTGGTGTGGGAGAGCCTGCACAATGTCGACGGAGACAGCTGTTTCTGTGACTCTGACTTTCACCTCAGTCACTCCCCGGGCAAGGGACCCGGATCGGAAGGTGGGAGTGGCTCCCCAGAAAAGCAGCGGCAGGTGGACCAG GACTACCTGATCGCCTTGtccctgcagcagcagcagcccccgcCCCAGGGCACGTTGGGTCTGAGCGACTTGGAactggcccagcagcttcagcaaGAGGAGTACCAGCAGCACCCAGCGGCCCAGGCTGCCCCTGCCCGGGCCCCATCGCCGCAG GGGAGAGGAGCCGCATCTGGACGCCCAGCTGCTGAGCGTCGGCAAAGGCTGAAGCAAGAGTCCGACTGTGTCCTCCTGTAG
- the MINDY1 gene encoding ubiquitin carboxyl-terminal hydrolase MINDY-1 isoform X2 translates to MEHHQPEHPAPGEARTAEAVSPENHKVLSEPKEHPQDKDAKEADGAAGEQEPVEQASLPAQGQDNFESPPPDASSSQPGPAQETQPEIETVGACSRLQELPQSPRARQPELDFYCVKWIPWKGEQTPVITQSTNGPCPLIAIMNILFLQWKVKLPPQKEVITSDELMAHLGDCLLSIKPQEKSEGLQLNFQQNVDDAMTVLPKLATGLDVNVRFTGVSDFEYTPECSVFDLLGIPLYHGWLVDPQSPEAVSAVGKLSYNQLVEKIITCKHSSDTNLVTEGLIAEQFLETTAAQLTYHGLCELTAAAKEGELSVFFRNNHFSTMTKHKGFLQEEQVVWESLHNVDGDSCFCDSDFHLSHSPGKGPGSEGGSGSPEKQRQVDQDYLIALSLQQQQPPPQGTLGLSDLELAQQLQQEEYQQHPAAQAAPARAPSPQGRGAASGRPAAERRQRLKQESDCVLL, encoded by the exons ATGGAACACCATCAACCTGAGCACCCAGCCCCTGGTGAGGCCAGGACTGCAGAAGCAGTCAGCCCTGAAAACCACAAGGTCTTGTCAGAGCCCAAAGAGCACCCTCAGGACAAGGATGCCAAAGAGGCGGACGGGGCAGCTGGAGAACAGGAGCCAGTCGAGCAAGCTTCACTGCCAGCCCAAGGCCAGGATAACTTCGAGTCCCCTCCACCAGATGCTAGCTCAAGCCAACCAGGGCCAGCCCAGGAGACTCAACCTGAGATAGAGACAGTGGGGGCCTGCTCCAGGCTCCAGGAGCTTCCCCAGTCCCCCAGGGCCCGACAGCCTGAGCTAGACTTCTACTGTGTCAAGTGGATCCCCTGGAAAGGAGAACAAACACCTGTCATTACCCAGAGCACCAACGGCCCTTGCCCTCTCATCGCCATCATGAACATCCTTTTTCTTCAGTGGAAG GTAAAGCTGCCACCTCAGAAGGAAGTTATCACGTCAGACGAGCTCATGGCCCATCTTG GAGACTGCCTTCTGTCCATCAAACCTCAGGAAAAGTCAGAGGGACTTCAGCTTAATTTTCAGCAG AATGTGGACGATGCAATGACAGTGCTGCCTAAGCTGGCCACAGGTCTGGATGTCAATGTGCGGTTCACAGGAGTCTCTGATTTTGAGTATACACCTGAGTGCAGTGTCTTTGACCTACTCGGCATACCTCTGTACCATGGCTGGCTTGTTGATCCACAG AGTCCTGAGGCTGTGAGTGCAGTCGGGAAGCTGAGTTACAACCAGCTGGTAGAGAAGATCATCACCTGCAAGCACTCCAGTGACACCAACCTGGTGACAGAAG GCCTGATTGCAGAGCAGTTCCTGGAGACCACCGCCGCACAGCTGACCTACCATGGTCTCTGTGAACTAACAGCAGCTGCCAAGGAGGGCGAACTGAGCGTCTTTTTCCGGAACAACCACTTCAGCACCATGACTAAGCATAAG GGCTTTCTGCAGGAGGAGCAAGTGGTGTGGGAGAGCCTGCACAATGTCGACGGAGACAGCTGTTTCTGTGACTCTGACTTTCACCTCAGTCACTCCCCGGGCAAGGGACCCGGATCGGAAGGTGGGAGTGGCTCCCCAGAAAAGCAGCGGCAGGTGGACCAG GACTACCTGATCGCCTTGtccctgcagcagcagcagcccccgcCCCAGGGCACGTTGGGTCTGAGCGACTTGGAactggcccagcagcttcagcaaGAGGAGTACCAGCAGCACCCAGCGGCCCAGGCTGCCCCTGCCCGGGCCCCATCGCCGCAG GGGAGAGGAGCCGCATCTGGACGCCCAGCTGCTGAGCGTCGGCAAAGGCTGAAGCAAGAGTCCGACTGTGTCCTCCTGTAG
- the MINDY1 gene encoding ubiquitin carboxyl-terminal hydrolase MINDY-1 isoform X1, with product MEHHQPEHPAPGEARTAEAVSPENHKVLSEPKEHPQDKDAKEADGAAGEQEPVEQASLPAQGQDNFESPPPDASSSQPGPAQETQPEIETVGACSRLQELPQSPRARQPELDFYCVKWIPWKGEQTPVITQSTNGPCPLIAIMNILFLQWKVKLPPQKEVITSDELMAHLGDCLLSIKPQEKSEGLQLNFQQNVDDAMTVLPKLATGLDVNVRFTGVSDFEYTPECSVFDLLGIPLYHGWLVDPQSPEAVSAVGKLSYNQLVEKIITCKHSSDTNLVTEGLIAEQFLETTAAQLTYHGLCELTAAAKEGELSVFFRNNHFSTMTKHKGHLYLLVTDQGFLQEEQVVWESLHNVDGDSCFCDSDFHLSHSPGKGPGSEGGSGSPEKQRQVDQDYLIALSLQQQQPPPQGTLGLSDLELAQQLQQEEYQQHPAAQAAPARAPSPQGRGAASGRPAAERRQRLKQESDCVLL from the exons ATGGAACACCATCAACCTGAGCACCCAGCCCCTGGTGAGGCCAGGACTGCAGAAGCAGTCAGCCCTGAAAACCACAAGGTCTTGTCAGAGCCCAAAGAGCACCCTCAGGACAAGGATGCCAAAGAGGCGGACGGGGCAGCTGGAGAACAGGAGCCAGTCGAGCAAGCTTCACTGCCAGCCCAAGGCCAGGATAACTTCGAGTCCCCTCCACCAGATGCTAGCTCAAGCCAACCAGGGCCAGCCCAGGAGACTCAACCTGAGATAGAGACAGTGGGGGCCTGCTCCAGGCTCCAGGAGCTTCCCCAGTCCCCCAGGGCCCGACAGCCTGAGCTAGACTTCTACTGTGTCAAGTGGATCCCCTGGAAAGGAGAACAAACACCTGTCATTACCCAGAGCACCAACGGCCCTTGCCCTCTCATCGCCATCATGAACATCCTTTTTCTTCAGTGGAAG GTAAAGCTGCCACCTCAGAAGGAAGTTATCACGTCAGACGAGCTCATGGCCCATCTTG GAGACTGCCTTCTGTCCATCAAACCTCAGGAAAAGTCAGAGGGACTTCAGCTTAATTTTCAGCAG AATGTGGACGATGCAATGACAGTGCTGCCTAAGCTGGCCACAGGTCTGGATGTCAATGTGCGGTTCACAGGAGTCTCTGATTTTGAGTATACACCTGAGTGCAGTGTCTTTGACCTACTCGGCATACCTCTGTACCATGGCTGGCTTGTTGATCCACAG AGTCCTGAGGCTGTGAGTGCAGTCGGGAAGCTGAGTTACAACCAGCTGGTAGAGAAGATCATCACCTGCAAGCACTCCAGTGACACCAACCTGGTGACAGAAG GCCTGATTGCAGAGCAGTTCCTGGAGACCACCGCCGCACAGCTGACCTACCATGGTCTCTGTGAACTAACAGCAGCTGCCAAGGAGGGCGAACTGAGCGTCTTTTTCCGGAACAACCACTTCAGCACCATGACTAAGCATAAG GGTCACTTGTACCTTCTGGTCACTGACCAGGGCTTTCTGCAGGAGGAGCAAGTGGTGTGGGAGAGCCTGCACAATGTCGACGGAGACAGCTGTTTCTGTGACTCTGACTTTCACCTCAGTCACTCCCCGGGCAAGGGACCCGGATCGGAAGGTGGGAGTGGCTCCCCAGAAAAGCAGCGGCAGGTGGACCAG GACTACCTGATCGCCTTGtccctgcagcagcagcagcccccgcCCCAGGGCACGTTGGGTCTGAGCGACTTGGAactggcccagcagcttcagcaaGAGGAGTACCAGCAGCACCCAGCGGCCCAGGCTGCCCCTGCCCGGGCCCCATCGCCGCAG GGGAGAGGAGCCGCATCTGGACGCCCAGCTGCTGAGCGTCGGCAAAGGCTGAAGCAAGAGTCCGACTGTGTCCTCCTGTAG